From Nitrobacter sp. NHB1, a single genomic window includes:
- the radA gene encoding DNA repair protein RadA, producing the protein MPKSALSFVCQNCGAAYNRWQGKCESCGEWNTLAEEDTTGATTMPVSIRSRRKGRPFALETLTGTTQDAPRLSSGMTELDRVTGGGFVRGSVLLVGGDPGIGKSTLLTQATSLLARAGHRAVYISGEEAVAQVRLRAERLGLADAPVQLAAQTSVEDIVATLSEGTVPRLVVIDSIQTMWTDTVESAPGTVTQVRASAQALIRFAKKSGAALILVGHVTKDGQIAGPRVVEHMVDAVLSFEGEGSQQFRILRAVKNRFGPTDEIGVFEMTGLGLREVSNPSELFLSERDLGSPGTAVFAGIEGTRPVLVELQALVAPTALGTPRRAVVGWDSNRLSMVLAVLEAHCGVKLSGHDVYFNVAGGLRINEPAADLAAAAALVSSLTNAQLPTDAVYFGEISLSGAVRPVAQTSARLKEAAKLGFGRAVLPESARGDIGGDAGLSLDTVAGLTTLVADIAARGQGRSGKAADPEKNATPARFRRQDG; encoded by the coding sequence ATGCCCAAATCCGCCCTCTCCTTCGTCTGCCAGAACTGCGGCGCGGCGTATAACCGCTGGCAGGGCAAGTGCGAGTCCTGCGGCGAATGGAATACGCTGGCCGAGGAGGACACCACGGGCGCGACGACGATGCCGGTCAGCATCCGCTCCAGGCGCAAGGGCCGACCGTTTGCACTGGAGACGCTGACGGGCACGACGCAGGATGCGCCGCGCCTCTCCTCCGGCATGACTGAGCTCGATCGCGTCACCGGCGGCGGCTTTGTCCGCGGCTCGGTGCTGCTGGTCGGCGGCGACCCCGGTATCGGCAAATCGACGCTGCTCACGCAAGCGACCAGCCTGCTCGCCCGCGCCGGCCATCGCGCGGTCTATATTTCCGGTGAGGAAGCGGTGGCGCAGGTGCGGTTGCGCGCCGAACGCCTCGGGCTTGCCGATGCGCCGGTGCAACTGGCGGCCCAAACCTCGGTTGAGGATATCGTCGCCACCTTGTCCGAGGGCACGGTGCCGCGGCTGGTGGTGATCGACTCGATCCAGACCATGTGGACCGACACAGTGGAATCCGCGCCGGGAACTGTGACGCAGGTGCGCGCCTCGGCGCAGGCGCTGATTCGCTTCGCCAAGAAGTCCGGCGCAGCGCTGATCCTGGTCGGTCACGTCACTAAGGACGGCCAGATCGCCGGTCCCCGCGTGGTCGAGCACATGGTCGACGCCGTGCTGTCGTTCGAGGGCGAAGGCTCGCAGCAGTTCCGCATCCTGCGCGCGGTGAAGAACCGCTTCGGTCCCACCGACGAGATCGGCGTCTTCGAGATGACCGGGCTCGGACTGCGCGAGGTGTCCAATCCATCCGAATTGTTCCTGTCCGAACGCGATCTCGGCAGTCCGGGCACCGCGGTGTTCGCGGGCATCGAGGGCACCCGGCCGGTGCTGGTGGAGTTGCAGGCGCTGGTGGCCCCGACCGCGCTCGGCACGCCGCGGCGGGCCGTTGTCGGCTGGGATTCAAACCGGCTGTCCATGGTGCTGGCGGTTCTCGAAGCCCATTGCGGGGTCAAGCTGTCGGGACACGACGTTTATTTCAATGTCGCGGGCGGCCTGCGCATCAACGAGCCGGCCGCCGATCTTGCCGCCGCGGCGGCGCTGGTGTCCTCGCTGACAAATGCCCAACTGCCTACCGACGCGGTTTATTTCGGCGAGATTTCGCTGTCCGGCGCGGTCAGGCCGGTGGCGCAGACCTCGGCGCGGCTGAAAGAAGCCGCCAAGCTCGGATTCGGCCGCGCCGTGCTGCCGGAATCGGCCCGTGGCGACATCGGCGGCGATGCCGGCCTGTCGCTCGATACCGTCGCCGGATTGACCACGCTGGTGGCGGACATCGCCGCGCGCGGACAAGGCCGATCCGGCAAGGCCGCCGATCCTGAGAAAAATGCCACACCGGCCCGATTCCGTCGTCAGGACGGCTAA
- the alr gene encoding alanine racemase, with translation MNLLPDSKMKSSGIPLPQTDADTDFTAAAAIGTLTVDLNAIVANWRKLEKTAVPAECAGVVKANAYGCGARRVVRALSAAGCRTFFVATLDEARVARAAAPSADIYVLDGIFQNCADAFAAINCRPVIGNLNELAEWDAFCRRTGWAGGAAIHIDTGMNRLGLTLDEAQAILPRIDAGDHGITLVMSHLACAESLNHPLNARQVAAFREIARLFSGVPASLANSSGIFLGPQYQFDLVRPGAALYGVNPTPEADNPMQPVVELKARIMQTRMIDKGESVGYGATWTARRTTRLAIVAAGYADGYFRAGGSNDGTRGADVVVAGTRCPVAGRISMDLLAIDITDLPPKAAVRRGHLATLIGDGITVDELAHHFGTIGYEVLTGLGDRYRRVYKGGTGES, from the coding sequence ATGAATCTGCTCCCCGATTCCAAGATGAAGTCCAGCGGCATCCCGTTGCCACAGACCGACGCTGATACGGATTTTACGGCGGCTGCGGCAATCGGCACCCTCACCGTCGATCTCAATGCCATCGTTGCCAACTGGCGCAAGCTCGAAAAGACCGCCGTGCCCGCCGAATGCGCCGGCGTGGTCAAGGCCAATGCTTACGGCTGCGGGGCCCGACGTGTGGTGCGCGCGCTGAGCGCAGCCGGATGCAGGACGTTTTTCGTTGCCACGCTCGACGAGGCGCGCGTCGCCCGCGCCGCCGCCCCCTCCGCCGATATCTATGTGCTGGACGGCATCTTTCAGAATTGCGCTGACGCTTTCGCCGCGATCAATTGCCGGCCCGTGATCGGCAATCTCAACGAACTCGCGGAATGGGACGCGTTCTGCCGCCGCACCGGCTGGGCGGGCGGCGCAGCCATCCACATCGACACCGGCATGAACCGCCTCGGCCTCACCCTCGACGAGGCGCAAGCCATCCTTCCAAGGATCGACGCCGGCGATCACGGCATCACGCTGGTGATGAGTCACCTCGCCTGCGCCGAAAGCCTCAATCATCCGCTCAATGCCAGACAGGTCGCGGCTTTCCGGGAGATCGCCAGGCTGTTTTCCGGCGTTCCGGCCTCGCTGGCGAACTCGTCCGGCATTTTCCTCGGGCCGCAATATCAGTTCGACCTGGTGCGTCCGGGCGCCGCGCTCTATGGCGTCAACCCGACGCCGGAAGCCGACAATCCGATGCAGCCGGTTGTCGAGTTGAAAGCGCGGATCATGCAGACCCGGATGATCGACAAGGGCGAAAGCGTCGGCTACGGCGCGACCTGGACGGCGCGGCGAACGACCCGGCTTGCCATCGTCGCTGCGGGATACGCCGACGGCTATTTCCGCGCCGGCGGCAGCAATGACGGTACCCGCGGCGCCGATGTCGTTGTCGCCGGAACACGATGCCCGGTGGCGGGCCGCATTTCCATGGACCTGTTGGCGATCGACATCACCGATCTGCCGCCCAAGGCGGCGGTACGGCGCGGCCATCTGGCAACGCTGATCGGCGACGGCATCACCGTGGACGAACTCGCGCACCATTTCGGCACCATCGGATACGAAGTGCTGACCGGCCTCGGCGACCGCTACAGGCGCGTCTATAAGGGCGGCACAGGTGAGTCGTGA
- a CDS encoding replicative DNA helicase: MADSNILKLAPDTATPAYRTAPHNIEAERGVLGAILVNNDAFYRVSDFLEPKHFFEPIHRTIFETAGSLIRAGKIATPVTVKTFVPAETDIGGMTVSQYLARLAAEATTIINALHYGRTIYEQALRRDLIHIGEDMVNVAYDAPVDFAPRAQIEDAERRLYELAESGRYEGGFQKFSQAMKIALDMAANAYRRDGKLSGIATGLRDLDSKMGGLQQSDLIIVAGRPGMGKTALATNIAYNIARAHQSELQPDGTMKTVNGGIVGFFSCEMSAEQLATRILAEQTCIPSSNIRRGGITENDFEKIRDHTIELEHLPLFVDETGGLSISQLTARARRLKRQRGLDVLVIDYIQLLLGSGKRSDNRVQEVTEITTSLKALAKELNVPIIALSQLSRQVENRDDKRPQLSDLRESGSIEQDADVVMFVFREEYYLQNKEPRPGTPEYEKWQLEMSLVHGKAEVIIGKQRHGPTGTVELQFEGQFTRFSDLAHDGHLPDRI; the protein is encoded by the coding sequence ATGGCTGATTCGAACATCCTGAAGCTTGCGCCTGATACGGCAACGCCAGCCTACCGCACCGCGCCACACAACATCGAAGCGGAGCGTGGTGTTCTCGGCGCCATTCTGGTCAACAACGACGCGTTTTACAGGGTTTCGGATTTCCTCGAACCGAAGCACTTCTTCGAGCCGATCCACCGGACCATCTTTGAGACCGCGGGTAGCCTGATCCGCGCAGGCAAGATCGCGACACCCGTCACGGTCAAGACCTTCGTTCCCGCCGAGACCGACATCGGCGGAATGACCGTAAGCCAGTACCTCGCCCGTCTGGCGGCGGAAGCCACCACGATCATCAACGCACTCCACTACGGGCGCACCATCTATGAGCAGGCGCTGCGCCGGGACCTGATTCACATCGGCGAGGACATGGTCAACGTCGCCTACGACGCGCCGGTCGATTTCGCGCCGCGGGCGCAGATCGAGGATGCCGAGCGCCGACTCTACGAACTGGCCGAATCCGGCCGCTATGAGGGCGGCTTCCAGAAATTCTCGCAGGCGATGAAGATCGCGCTCGACATGGCGGCCAACGCCTACCGCCGCGATGGAAAACTGTCCGGCATCGCCACGGGACTGCGCGATCTCGACTCGAAAATGGGCGGATTGCAGCAGTCCGACCTGATTATCGTCGCCGGCAGGCCGGGCATGGGCAAAACCGCGCTCGCGACCAACATCGCCTACAACATCGCCAGGGCTCATCAGTCGGAGCTTCAGCCCGACGGCACGATGAAGACCGTCAATGGCGGGATCGTGGGCTTCTTCTCCTGCGAAATGTCGGCGGAGCAACTGGCGACGCGTATTCTCGCCGAGCAGACCTGCATCCCCTCCAGCAATATTCGGCGCGGCGGCATCACCGAAAACGATTTCGAGAAGATCCGCGATCACACCATCGAACTGGAGCACCTGCCGCTCTTCGTCGACGAAACCGGCGGCCTCTCGATTTCACAACTGACGGCGCGCGCCCGCCGCCTGAAGCGTCAGAGAGGGCTCGACGTGCTGGTCATCGACTACATCCAGCTTCTGCTGGGCAGCGGCAAGCGCAGTGACAACCGGGTGCAGGAAGTCACCGAAATCACCACCAGCCTGAAGGCGCTGGCGAAAGAGTTGAATGTTCCGATCATCGCGCTGTCGCAGTTGTCCCGTCAGGTCGAAAACCGCGATGACAAACGCCCGCAACTTTCAGACCTTCGTGAATCCGGTTCGATCGAACAGGACGCCGATGTCGTGATGTTCGTATTCCGCGAGGAATATTACCTCCAGAACAAGGAGCCGCGGCCGGGTACGCCGGAATACGAGAAGTGGCAGCTTGAGATGTCGCTGGTGCACGGCAAAGCCGAAGTCATCATCGGCAAGCAGCGCCATGGGCCGACCGGCACCGTCGAACTGCAGTTCGAGGGGCAGTTCACCCGCTTCAGCGACCTCGCGCATGACGGTCACCTGCCCGACCGAATCTAG
- a CDS encoding class I SAM-dependent methyltransferase, which produces MDRLLRFFLDRFIRRGSITFVTASGSTFTCGDGTGKAVRVRLTTKEAERQLLLDPEMSFGEAYTDGTMLVERGSIADVLAIILDQPDIMPRWAKLQWWLRYLVRNIQQFNPRGRSRNNVARHYDLDGRLYSLFLDADKQYSCAYFETPDTTLDDAQLAKKRHVTAKLLVESGHSVLDIGSGWGGLGLYLAEMTGANVTGVTLSTEQLQVSNTRAAEKNLTQSSKFLLQDYRDIPGPFDRIVSVGMFEHVGVDHYDTFFKHCAELLDADGVMLLHSIGRSEGPGITNPWIAKYIFPGGYIPALSEVLPAIERAGLLVCDIEILRLHYAETLKAWRERFMARREEAVQLYDERFARMWQFYLASSEMSFRKQNLMNIQIQLTKRQGIVPMTRDYIPRGEARLRGIERKQRPRLQIAGE; this is translated from the coding sequence ATGGACCGTTTGTTGCGGTTTTTTTTGGACCGGTTTATTCGGCGCGGCTCGATCACATTTGTAACTGCGAGCGGATCGACCTTCACCTGCGGCGATGGCACAGGAAAGGCGGTGCGGGTGCGGCTGACCACGAAAGAAGCCGAACGCCAGCTTCTGCTGGATCCTGAAATGTCCTTCGGCGAAGCCTACACCGACGGCACGATGCTGGTCGAACGGGGATCGATCGCCGACGTCCTGGCGATCATTCTCGACCAACCCGACATCATGCCGCGCTGGGCGAAGCTGCAATGGTGGCTCCGCTATCTCGTTCGCAACATCCAGCAATTCAATCCTCGCGGGCGCTCCAGAAACAACGTCGCGCGCCATTACGACCTCGACGGTCGCCTCTACTCGCTGTTTCTCGATGCCGATAAACAATACAGTTGCGCGTATTTCGAAACACCGGACACGACGCTGGACGATGCCCAGCTTGCAAAGAAGCGGCATGTCACCGCCAAGCTTCTGGTCGAGAGCGGCCACAGCGTCCTCGATATCGGCTCGGGCTGGGGCGGCCTCGGCCTGTATCTTGCGGAAATGACCGGCGCCAACGTTACCGGCGTCACGCTATCGACCGAACAGCTTCAGGTGTCGAACACCCGCGCCGCCGAAAAAAACCTGACGCAGTCGTCCAAATTCCTGCTCCAGGATTATCGCGACATTCCCGGACCGTTCGATCGCATCGTGTCGGTCGGCATGTTCGAGCATGTCGGCGTCGATCACTACGATACCTTTTTCAAGCACTGCGCCGAACTGCTCGACGCCGACGGCGTGATGCTGCTGCATTCGATCGGCCGCTCCGAGGGTCCGGGCATCACCAATCCCTGGATCGCGAAGTACATCTTCCCGGGCGGGTACATTCCGGCGCTGTCGGAAGTCTTGCCGGCGATCGAGCGCGCCGGACTTCTGGTCTGCGACATCGAAATCCTGCGTTTGCACTACGCGGAAACGCTGAAGGCGTGGCGCGAGCGCTTCATGGCGCGACGCGAGGAGGCCGTGCAGCTTTACGACGAGCGATTCGCACGGATGTGGCAGTTTTATCTGGCGTCGTCGGAAATGTCGTTCCGCAAGCAGAACCTGATGAATATCCAGATCCAACTCACCAAGCGCCAGGGCATCGTGCCGATGACGCGCGACTATATCCCGCGCGGCGAAGCCAGGCTGCGCGGCATCGAGCGAAAACAGCGGCCGCGACTTCAGATCGCCGGCGAGTGA
- the dprA gene encoding DNA-processing protein DprA: MDIRNPDRRLTDSQRIDWLRLIRSENVGPRTFRSLVNHFGSAGEALARLPDLARRGGASRPGRLCGEAEARDELAAARRIGVSLLASGETGYPPHLATIDDAPPMLGVRGNLDVMERPMIAIVGSRNASAAGHKFAQTLAHDLGDAGFVIASGLARGIDQAAHRASMASGTVAVLAGGHDRIYPPEHEDLLAAILKDGGAISEMPMGHVPRARDFPRRNRLISGVALGVVVVEAAYRSGSLITARIAAEQGREVFAVPGSPLDPRAAGTNDLIKQGAALITGASDVIDAVRPIMGRPIELPAGEPDHGGPGTEEPDASDRSRIVGLLGPVPTGLDDLIRLADASPAIVRTVLLELELAGRLERHGGGLVSMI; encoded by the coding sequence GTGGATATCCGAAATCCCGATAGACGGCTAACCGACAGCCAGCGGATCGACTGGTTGCGGCTGATCCGGTCCGAAAACGTCGGGCCGCGGACCTTTCGTTCGCTTGTGAATCATTTCGGCAGCGCCGGTGAAGCGCTGGCCCGCCTGCCCGATCTGGCACGACGCGGCGGCGCTTCGCGCCCGGGCCGGCTTTGCGGCGAAGCGGAGGCCAGGGACGAGTTGGCCGCCGCCCGGCGGATCGGCGTCAGTTTGCTGGCGTCGGGCGAAACCGGTTATCCGCCACACCTCGCAACCATCGACGACGCACCGCCGATGCTCGGCGTGCGCGGCAACCTCGATGTCATGGAACGTCCGATGATTGCGATCGTCGGCTCACGCAATGCGTCCGCTGCCGGTCACAAGTTCGCGCAGACGCTGGCGCACGATCTCGGCGACGCCGGTTTCGTCATCGCGTCGGGGCTGGCACGCGGCATCGATCAGGCGGCGCATCGCGCAAGCATGGCGAGCGGCACTGTCGCGGTGCTGGCCGGCGGCCACGACCGCATCTATCCGCCCGAGCACGAGGATCTGCTCGCGGCCATATTGAAAGACGGCGGCGCGATTTCCGAAATGCCGATGGGGCATGTGCCGCGCGCCCGCGATTTCCCACGGCGCAACCGCCTGATCTCGGGCGTCGCGCTCGGCGTCGTCGTGGTCGAGGCGGCGTATCGCTCGGGCTCGCTGATCACGGCTCGCATCGCCGCCGAGCAAGGCCGCGAGGTCTTCGCCGTGCCGGGCTCGCCGCTCGACCCTCGCGCCGCAGGCACCAACGATCTCATCAAGCAGGGCGCGGCGCTGATCACCGGGGCGTCCGATGTCATCGATGCCGTGCGTCCGATCATGGGACGGCCGATCGAACTGCCCGCCGGAGAACCGGATCACGGCGGCCCGGGGACGGAAGAGCCGGACGCGAGCGACCGTTCGCGCATCGTCGGTCTGCTTGGCCCGGTGCCGACCGGGCTCGACGATCTGATCCGGTTGGCGGACGCTTCACCGGCAATCGTGCGCACGGTTCTGCTTGAGCTGGAACTAGCCGGGCGGCTGGAACGCCACGGCGGCGGGCTGGTATCGATGATCTGA
- the plsY gene encoding glycerol-3-phosphate 1-O-acyltransferase PlsY — protein MSSSAIAVIAFAIGYLFGSIPFGMILTRIAGTQDLRSIGSGNIGATNVLRTGRKGLAAATLVGDMLKGTAAVLVAGLLWGPAAAIAAALGAFLGHLFPVWLKFRGGKGVATYIGVLLGLFWPAALAFCAIWLLVAFTTRYSSLSALTASFATPLLLWWLGHPQLALLFAVLTLLLWFKHRENIRRLSTGSEGRIGAKA, from the coding sequence ATGTCCTCTTCCGCCATTGCCGTGATTGCCTTCGCCATCGGCTATCTGTTCGGCTCCATCCCTTTCGGGATGATTTTGACGCGGATAGCCGGAACGCAGGACCTGCGCTCGATCGGTTCGGGCAATATCGGCGCAACCAACGTGCTGCGGACCGGACGCAAGGGCCTCGCCGCGGCAACGCTTGTCGGCGACATGCTGAAGGGCACCGCCGCCGTGCTGGTGGCAGGACTGTTATGGGGACCTGCGGCCGCGATAGCCGCGGCGCTCGGCGCGTTTCTCGGTCACCTCTTCCCGGTGTGGCTGAAATTCCGCGGCGGCAAGGGCGTCGCGACCTATATCGGCGTGCTGCTCGGCCTGTTCTGGCCGGCAGCGCTGGCCTTCTGCGCGATCTGGCTGCTCGTCGCGTTCACGACACGCTACTCGTCGCTGTCGGCGCTGACCGCGAGTTTCGCCACGCCGCTGCTGTTATGGTGGCTCGGACACCCGCAGCTTGCGCTGCTGTTTGCTGTGCTGACGCTGCTGTTGTGGTTCAAGCACCGCGAGAACATCCGACGGCTCTCCACCGGCAGCGAAGGCCGGATCGGCGCGAAAGCATAA
- a CDS encoding dihydroorotase, which produces MLTGPRPILLANARIVDPARDLDGPGDVLIADGVVRDARRDIGATGVPEGTDIINCAGKIVAPGLIDIRAFVGEPGAGHRETFASASRAAAAGGITTIVCQPDTSPVIDNSATVDFVLRRARDTAIVNIHPMAALTKGLAGKEMTEIGLLKAAGAVAFTDGARSVMNARVMRRALTYARDFDALIVHHTEDAHLVGEGVMNEGELSARLGLMGIPAAAEAMVLERDMRLVALTGGRYHAASLTCAESLDILKRARDAGLQVTASASINHLTLNENDIGPYRTFLKLSPPLRSEADRRALIAALASGLIDVVMSDHNPQDVETKRLPFAEAAAGAIGLETMLTAALRLVHNAELDFKTLIRAMSTRPAELLGLPGGSLRPGAPADVIVIDPDVPWILDPADLKSQCKNTPFDESRFSGRVVRTIVGGRTVFEHV; this is translated from the coding sequence ATGCTGACCGGCCCACGCCCGATCCTGCTCGCCAACGCCCGCATCGTCGATCCCGCGCGCGATCTCGACGGCCCCGGCGACGTCCTGATCGCCGACGGGGTTGTTCGCGACGCGCGGCGCGACATCGGCGCCACCGGCGTGCCCGAAGGCACCGACATCATCAACTGCGCCGGCAAGATCGTCGCGCCCGGCCTGATCGACATCCGCGCTTTCGTCGGCGAGCCGGGTGCCGGCCATCGCGAAACCTTTGCGTCCGCGAGCCGCGCCGCCGCCGCCGGCGGCATCACCACCATTGTCTGCCAGCCCGATACCTCGCCGGTGATCGACAACTCCGCGACCGTCGATTTCGTGCTGCGCCGCGCGCGGGATACCGCAATCGTCAACATTCATCCGATGGCGGCGCTGACCAAGGGCCTCGCCGGCAAGGAAATGACCGAGATCGGCCTGTTGAAGGCGGCGGGCGCGGTCGCCTTCACCGATGGCGCGCGCAGCGTGATGAACGCCCGGGTGATGCGCCGCGCCCTGACCTATGCCCGCGACTTCGATGCCCTGATCGTCCATCACACCGAAGATGCTCATCTGGTCGGCGAAGGCGTCATGAATGAAGGCGAGCTGTCCGCCCGCCTTGGACTGATGGGTATTCCGGCGGCCGCAGAGGCAATGGTGCTGGAGCGCGACATGCGGCTCGTGGCGCTGACCGGCGGCCGCTACCACGCGGCGTCGCTGACCTGTGCGGAATCGCTCGATATTCTCAAGCGTGCGCGCGACGCCGGACTCCAGGTCACCGCGTCCGCATCGATCAATCATCTGACGCTGAATGAAAACGATATCGGTCCGTACCGCACGTTTCTGAAACTGTCGCCGCCGCTGCGCAGCGAGGCCGACCGCCGCGCACTGATCGCGGCGCTGGCGTCGGGCCTGATCGATGTCGTGATGTCCGATCACAATCCGCAGGACGTGGAAACCAAGCGCCTGCCGTTCGCGGAAGCCGCGGCCGGCGCGATCGGGTTAGAGACCATGCTGACGGCGGCGCTGCGGCTCGTGCATAACGCGGAACTGGATTTCAAGACGCTGATCCGGGCGATGTCGACGCGGCCGGCGGAGTTGCTGGGTCTGCCCGGCGGATCGTTACGTCCCGGCGCGCCTGCCGATGTGATCGTGATCGATCCGGACGTGCCGTGGATCCTCGATCCCGCCGATCTCAAATCGCAATGCAAGAATACGCCGTTCGACGAATCCCGTTTCTCGGGCCGTGTCGTCCGTACCATCGTCGGCGGACGCACGGTTTTCGAACACGTCTGA
- a CDS encoding aspartate carbamoyltransferase catalytic subunit — translation MTSSTKSSFVLGHRHLLGIEGLSVADITGLLDLSEEYVELNRQVDKKRTSLRGRTQINLFFEASTRTQSSFEIAGKRLGADVMNMSVSSMSTRKGETLVDTAMTLNAMHPDILVMRHSASGAVELLARKVDGSVINAGDGTHEHPTQALLDALTIRRNKGRLDGLLVAICGDVLHSRVARSNIILLNAMGARVRVVAPSTLLPPGIERMGVEVARDMREGLDGADIVMMLRLQRERMSGSFVPSVSEYFHYFGLDQKKLAYAKPDALVMHPGPMNRGVEIDSIVADGAQSLIREQVEMGVAVRMAVLEALARNLPNA, via the coding sequence ATGACATCGTCAACGAAATCGAGTTTTGTCCTCGGACACCGGCACCTGCTGGGGATCGAGGGCCTTTCCGTCGCCGACATCACCGGCCTCCTCGACCTTTCCGAAGAATACGTCGAACTGAACCGCCAGGTGGACAAGAAGCGCACCTCGTTGCGCGGGCGCACCCAGATCAACCTGTTCTTCGAGGCTTCGACCCGAACCCAGTCCTCATTCGAGATCGCCGGCAAGCGGCTCGGGGCCGACGTGATGAACATGTCGGTGTCGTCAATGTCGACCCGCAAGGGCGAGACGCTGGTCGATACCGCGATGACGCTCAACGCCATGCATCCGGACATTCTTGTGATGCGCCATTCCGCCTCCGGCGCGGTGGAGCTTCTGGCGCGCAAGGTCGACGGCTCCGTCATCAATGCCGGCGACGGCACGCACGAACATCCGACCCAGGCGCTGCTCGACGCTCTGACCATCCGCCGCAACAAGGGACGGCTCGATGGACTTCTGGTCGCGATCTGCGGCGACGTGCTGCATTCGCGCGTCGCGCGCTCCAACATCATCCTGCTCAACGCCATGGGCGCGCGCGTGCGTGTGGTTGCGCCCTCCACGCTGCTGCCGCCGGGCATCGAGCGCATGGGCGTCGAGGTCGCCCGCGACATGCGTGAGGGACTGGACGGCGCCGATATCGTGATGATGCTCCGGTTGCAACGCGAACGGATGAGCGGCTCGTTCGTGCCGTCGGTTTCCGAGTATTTTCACTATTTCGGCCTCGACCAGAAAAAGCTCGCTTATGCCAAACCCGACGCGCTGGTCATGCATCCGGGACCGATGAATCGCGGCGTCGAGATCGACTCCATCGTCGCGGACGGCGCCCAGTCGCTGATCCGCGAGCAGGTGGAAATGGGAGTGGCGGTGCGGATGGCGGTGCTGGAAGCGCTGGCGAGGAACCTGCCGAATGCGTAG